In Vidua macroura isolate BioBank_ID:100142 chromosome 7, ASM2450914v1, whole genome shotgun sequence, a single genomic region encodes these proteins:
- the RAB3GAP1 gene encoding rab3 GTPase-activating protein catalytic subunit isoform X1: protein MAADSEPESEVFEITDFTTASEWERFISKIEEVLNDWKLIGISSGKPLEKGIFTTGTWEEKSDEISFADFKFSVTHHYLVQEPSDKDGKEELGEDALPLPMQDLLCMNNDFPPRAHCLVRWYGLREFVVIAPAANNDAVISESKCNLLLSSISIALGNTGCQVPLFVQIHHKWRRMYVGECQGPGVRTDFEMVHLRKVPSQYTHLAGLLDIFKTKIGCPLTPLPPVSMAIRLTFVLQDWQQYFWPQQPPDIDALVGGEVGGLEFGKLPFGACEDPISELHLATTWPHLAEGIIVDNDVYSDLDPLQAPQWSVRVRKADNPQCLLGDFLTEFFKLCRRKESTDEILGRSAFDEEGKEVADITHALSKLTEPAPVPIPKLSVTNMVHSAKKKIRKHRGVDESPLNNDVLNTILLFLFPDAADKLADVFENRASTSAGNNPPPENEDYNLFSQFKSAPADSLTYKLALCLCMINFYHGGVKGVAHLWQEFVLEMRYRWENNYLIPGLANGSPDLRCCLLHQKLQMLNCCIERKKARDEGKRGSMSDRSPGGASGDGAKGGDHSGDNPDKEKEFGKSWESWSDSEEEFFECLSDTEDLKGNGQENGKKGAKESVNLKPEGRLHPHGKLMLLHPGEPLYVPITQEPAPMTEDLLEEQSEVLAKLGTSAEGAHLRARMQSACLLSDMESFKAANPGCCLEDFVRWYSPRDYIEEEVIDEKGNKVIRGELSARMKIPSNMWVEAWETAKPVPARRQKRLFDDTREAEKVLHYLAVQKPADLARHLLPCIIHAAVLKVKEEEAVEDISSVKKIIKQIISHSSKVLRFPSPEDKKLEEIIAQIMSVEAIIARARSLKAKFGVEKCENEEEKEDLQRFVNSLLEQPEVSVVGAGRGPAGSIIHKLFVNAQRLTESSDEVPAVPPLEEELRRSGSQEERRQGVQSEFPPPAGREVILRASVPRPAPYSKALPQRMYSVLTREDFRLAGAFSADTTFF, encoded by the exons AAG GGTATATTTACCACAGGAACATGGGAAGAGAAATCAGATGAAATTTCATTTGCAGACTTCAAATTCTCAGTTACCCATCATTATCTTGTACAAGAACCCAGTGACAAAGATGGGAAAGAAGAGCTGGGAGAAG ATGCCCTTCCTCTGCCAATGCAGGACCTGCTGTGCATGAACAATGACTTTCCTCCTCGAGCCCACTGTCTGGTGAGATG GTATGGCTTACGTGAGTTTGTGGTGATTGCTCCGGCTGCAAATAACGATGCTGTTATTAGTGAATCCAAGTGTAACCTCTTGCTGAGTTCCATTTCCATTGCACTGGGCAACACTGGCTG TCAGGTGCCACTGTTTGTGCAGATCCATCACAAGTGGCGCCGGATGTACGTCGGGGAGTGCCAGGGCCCGGGCGTTCGCACGGACTTCGAGATGGTTCATCTGCGCAAGGTGCCCAGCCAGTACACCCATTTAGCAGGGCTGCTGGACATCTTCAAAACCAAGATT GGCTGCCCTTTAACACCTCTGCCTCCAGTTAGCATGGCTATTCGCCTTACCTTTGTGCTCCAGGACTGGCAGCAGTACTTCTGGCCACAGCAGCCACCAG ATATAGATGCTCTAGTTGGGGGAGAAGTTGGAGGCCTGGAATTTGGGAAGTTACCATTTGGTGCCTGTGAAGATCCTATTAG tgagCTGCATTTAGCTACAACATGGCCTCACCTCGCAGAAGGGATAATTGTTGACAACGATGTTTATTC cgACCTGGATCCACTTCAAGCACCCCAGTGGTCTGTGAGAGTTAGAAAAGCAGATAACCCTCAGTGTCTGTTGG GTGACTTCCTCACTGAATTCTTCAAGCTTTGCCGTCGGAAGGAGTCAACTGATGAGATACTTGGAAGGTCTGCATTTgatgaggaaggaaaag AGGTTGCTGATATCACCCACGCGCTGTCGAAGCTCACAGAGCCAGCACCAGTCCCGATCCCCAAATTATCAGTCACAAATATGGTTCACAGTGCCAAGAAGAAGATCCGCAAGCACAGAGGTGTGGATGAGTCTCCTCTGAACAATGATGTGCTCAACACCATTCTCCTG ttctTATTTCCTGATGCTGCTGACAAACTTGCAGATGTATttgaaaacagagccagcactTCAGCAGGAAACAATCCTCCTCCAGAGAATGAAGATTAT AATCTCTTCAGTCAGTTTAAGTCTGCTCCAGCTGACAGTCTGACATACAAATTAGCTTTATGTCTTTGTATGATAAACTTCTACCATGGAGGAGTCAAAGGAGTGGCACATCTTTGGCAAGAGTTTGTGCTGGAAATGCGTTACAGATGGGAGAACAACTACCTTATTCCAGG ATTAGCTAATGGCTCTCCAGATCTGAGATGTTGTTTACTGCACCAGAAACTTCAG ATGCTAAATTGTTGCattgaaaggaagaaagcaagagatgaggggaaaagggggagcaTGTCTGATCGTTCACCAGGTGGTGCTTCTGGTGATGGTGCCAAAGGAGGAGACCACTCTGGAGATAACCCtgacaaggaaaaagaatttggCAAGTCTTGGGAATCATGGAGTGACAGTGAAGAGGAATTTTTTGAATGTCTCAGTGACACAGAAGATCTTAAAGGAAATGGACAGGAAAATGGCAAGAAAGGAGCAAAAGAGTCTGTAAACTTAAAACCAGAAGGTCGTTTGCACCCACATGGAAAACTGATGCTGCTGCATCCAGGAGAGCCTCTCTACGTTCCCATAACACAG gAGCCAGCCCCCATGACTGAAGacctgctggaggagcagtCGGAGGTGCTGGCGAAGCTGGGCACGTCCGCAGAGGGCGCTCACCTGCGGGCGCGCATGCAGAGCGCCTGCCTGCTCTCAGACATGGAGTCCTTCAAG gcagctaATCCTGGCTGTTGTCTGGAGGATTTTGTGAGGTGGTACTCACCTCGGGACTACATCGAGGAGGAAGTGATTGATGAGAAGGGGAATAAAGTCATCAGGGGCGAGCTGAGTGCCCGCATGAAGATTCCCAGCAACATGTGGGTGGAGGCCTGGGAGACAGCAAAGCCAGTCCCGGCACGGAGGCAGAAGAGGCTTTTTGATGACACCAGGGAGGCTGAGAAG GTACTTCATTACCTTGCAGTTCAGAAACCAGCTGACCTTGCAAGGCATCTCCTGCCTTGTATCATCCATGCAGCTGTACTCAAGGTAAAGGAAGAAG AAGCAGTAGAAGATATATCTTCAGTTAAGAAGATCATTAAGCAGATAATATCCCATTCCAGCAAAGTGCTACGGTTTCCTAGTCCAGAGGACAAGAAGTTGGAA GAAATCATCGCTCAGATTATGAGCGTGGAAGCCATCATTGCCAGGGCAAGGTCTCTCAAAGCAAAATTTGGGGTagagaaatgtgaaaatgaagaggagaaagaagatcTACAAAG ATTTGTAAACAgtctcctggagcagccagaggtGTCAGTTGTTGGTGCAGGAAGAGGACCTGCTGGCAGCATCATTCACAAGCTGTTTGTGAATGCTCAGAGG CTGACTGAATCTTCTGATGAG GTCCCCGCCGTGCCGCCGCTGGAGGAGGAGCTGCGGCGCTCGGGCTCGCAGGAGGAGCGCAGGCAGGGGGTGCAGTCGGAGTTCCCCCCGCCCGCGGGCCGGGAGGTGATCCTGCGCGCCTCGGTgccccggcccgccccctaCTCCAAGGCGCTGCCGCAGCGCATGTACAGCGTGCTGACCCGCGAGGATTTCCGGCTGGCGGGGGCCTTCTCGGCGGACACCACCTTCTTCTGA
- the RAB3GAP1 gene encoding rab3 GTPase-activating protein catalytic subunit isoform X2, with the protein MAADSEPESEVFEITDFTTASEWERFISKIEEVLNDWKLIGISSGKPLEKGIFTTGTWEEKSDEISFADFKFSVTHHYLVQEPSDKDGKEELGEDALPLPMQDLLCMNNDFPPRAHCLVRWYGLREFVVIAPAANNDAVISESKCNLLLSSISIALGNTGCQVPLFVQIHHKWRRMYVGECQGPGVRTDFEMVHLRKVPSQYTHLAGLLDIFKTKIGCPLTPLPPVSMAIRLTFVLQDWQQYFWPQQPPDIDALVGGEVGGLEFGKLPFGACEDPISELHLATTWPHLAEGIIVDNDVYSDLDPLQAPQWSVRVRKADNPQCLLGDFLTEFFKLCRRKESTDEILGRSAFDEEGKEVADITHALSKLTEPAPVPIPKLSVTNMVHSAKKKIRKHRGVDESPLNNDVLNTILLFLFPDAADKLADVFENRASTSAGNNPPPENEDYNLFSQFKSAPADSLTYKLALCLCMINFYHGGVKGVAHLWQEFVLEMRYRWENNYLIPGLANGSPDLRCCLLHQKLQMLNCCIERKKARDEGKRGSMSDRSPGGASGDGAKGGDHSGDNPDKEKEFGKSWESWSDSEEEFFECLSDTEDLKGNGQENGKKGAKESVNLKPEGRLHPHGKLMLLHPGEPLYVPITQEPAPMTEDLLEEQSEVLAKLGTSAEGAHLRARMQSACLLSDMESFKAANPGCCLEDFVRWYSPRDYIEEEVIDEKGNKVIRGELSARMKIPSNMWVEAWETAKPVPARRQKRLFDDTREAEKVLHYLAVQKPADLARHLLPCIIHAAVLKVKEEEAVEDISSVKKIIKQIISHSSKVLRFPSPEDKKLEEIIAQIMSVEAIIARARSLKAKFGVEKCENEEEKEDLQRFVNSLLEQPEVSVVGAGRGPAGSIIHKLFVNAQRVPAVPPLEEELRRSGSQEERRQGVQSEFPPPAGREVILRASVPRPAPYSKALPQRMYSVLTREDFRLAGAFSADTTFF; encoded by the exons AAG GGTATATTTACCACAGGAACATGGGAAGAGAAATCAGATGAAATTTCATTTGCAGACTTCAAATTCTCAGTTACCCATCATTATCTTGTACAAGAACCCAGTGACAAAGATGGGAAAGAAGAGCTGGGAGAAG ATGCCCTTCCTCTGCCAATGCAGGACCTGCTGTGCATGAACAATGACTTTCCTCCTCGAGCCCACTGTCTGGTGAGATG GTATGGCTTACGTGAGTTTGTGGTGATTGCTCCGGCTGCAAATAACGATGCTGTTATTAGTGAATCCAAGTGTAACCTCTTGCTGAGTTCCATTTCCATTGCACTGGGCAACACTGGCTG TCAGGTGCCACTGTTTGTGCAGATCCATCACAAGTGGCGCCGGATGTACGTCGGGGAGTGCCAGGGCCCGGGCGTTCGCACGGACTTCGAGATGGTTCATCTGCGCAAGGTGCCCAGCCAGTACACCCATTTAGCAGGGCTGCTGGACATCTTCAAAACCAAGATT GGCTGCCCTTTAACACCTCTGCCTCCAGTTAGCATGGCTATTCGCCTTACCTTTGTGCTCCAGGACTGGCAGCAGTACTTCTGGCCACAGCAGCCACCAG ATATAGATGCTCTAGTTGGGGGAGAAGTTGGAGGCCTGGAATTTGGGAAGTTACCATTTGGTGCCTGTGAAGATCCTATTAG tgagCTGCATTTAGCTACAACATGGCCTCACCTCGCAGAAGGGATAATTGTTGACAACGATGTTTATTC cgACCTGGATCCACTTCAAGCACCCCAGTGGTCTGTGAGAGTTAGAAAAGCAGATAACCCTCAGTGTCTGTTGG GTGACTTCCTCACTGAATTCTTCAAGCTTTGCCGTCGGAAGGAGTCAACTGATGAGATACTTGGAAGGTCTGCATTTgatgaggaaggaaaag AGGTTGCTGATATCACCCACGCGCTGTCGAAGCTCACAGAGCCAGCACCAGTCCCGATCCCCAAATTATCAGTCACAAATATGGTTCACAGTGCCAAGAAGAAGATCCGCAAGCACAGAGGTGTGGATGAGTCTCCTCTGAACAATGATGTGCTCAACACCATTCTCCTG ttctTATTTCCTGATGCTGCTGACAAACTTGCAGATGTATttgaaaacagagccagcactTCAGCAGGAAACAATCCTCCTCCAGAGAATGAAGATTAT AATCTCTTCAGTCAGTTTAAGTCTGCTCCAGCTGACAGTCTGACATACAAATTAGCTTTATGTCTTTGTATGATAAACTTCTACCATGGAGGAGTCAAAGGAGTGGCACATCTTTGGCAAGAGTTTGTGCTGGAAATGCGTTACAGATGGGAGAACAACTACCTTATTCCAGG ATTAGCTAATGGCTCTCCAGATCTGAGATGTTGTTTACTGCACCAGAAACTTCAG ATGCTAAATTGTTGCattgaaaggaagaaagcaagagatgaggggaaaagggggagcaTGTCTGATCGTTCACCAGGTGGTGCTTCTGGTGATGGTGCCAAAGGAGGAGACCACTCTGGAGATAACCCtgacaaggaaaaagaatttggCAAGTCTTGGGAATCATGGAGTGACAGTGAAGAGGAATTTTTTGAATGTCTCAGTGACACAGAAGATCTTAAAGGAAATGGACAGGAAAATGGCAAGAAAGGAGCAAAAGAGTCTGTAAACTTAAAACCAGAAGGTCGTTTGCACCCACATGGAAAACTGATGCTGCTGCATCCAGGAGAGCCTCTCTACGTTCCCATAACACAG gAGCCAGCCCCCATGACTGAAGacctgctggaggagcagtCGGAGGTGCTGGCGAAGCTGGGCACGTCCGCAGAGGGCGCTCACCTGCGGGCGCGCATGCAGAGCGCCTGCCTGCTCTCAGACATGGAGTCCTTCAAG gcagctaATCCTGGCTGTTGTCTGGAGGATTTTGTGAGGTGGTACTCACCTCGGGACTACATCGAGGAGGAAGTGATTGATGAGAAGGGGAATAAAGTCATCAGGGGCGAGCTGAGTGCCCGCATGAAGATTCCCAGCAACATGTGGGTGGAGGCCTGGGAGACAGCAAAGCCAGTCCCGGCACGGAGGCAGAAGAGGCTTTTTGATGACACCAGGGAGGCTGAGAAG GTACTTCATTACCTTGCAGTTCAGAAACCAGCTGACCTTGCAAGGCATCTCCTGCCTTGTATCATCCATGCAGCTGTACTCAAGGTAAAGGAAGAAG AAGCAGTAGAAGATATATCTTCAGTTAAGAAGATCATTAAGCAGATAATATCCCATTCCAGCAAAGTGCTACGGTTTCCTAGTCCAGAGGACAAGAAGTTGGAA GAAATCATCGCTCAGATTATGAGCGTGGAAGCCATCATTGCCAGGGCAAGGTCTCTCAAAGCAAAATTTGGGGTagagaaatgtgaaaatgaagaggagaaagaagatcTACAAAG ATTTGTAAACAgtctcctggagcagccagaggtGTCAGTTGTTGGTGCAGGAAGAGGACCTGCTGGCAGCATCATTCACAAGCTGTTTGTGAATGCTCAGAGG GTCCCCGCCGTGCCGCCGCTGGAGGAGGAGCTGCGGCGCTCGGGCTCGCAGGAGGAGCGCAGGCAGGGGGTGCAGTCGGAGTTCCCCCCGCCCGCGGGCCGGGAGGTGATCCTGCGCGCCTCGGTgccccggcccgccccctaCTCCAAGGCGCTGCCGCAGCGCATGTACAGCGTGCTGACCCGCGAGGATTTCCGGCTGGCGGGGGCCTTCTCGGCGGACACCACCTTCTTCTGA
- the RAB3GAP1 gene encoding rab3 GTPase-activating protein catalytic subunit isoform X3 yields MAADSEPESEVFEITDFTTASEWERFISKIEEVLNDWKLIGISSGKPLEKGIFTTGTWEEKSDEISFADFKFSVTHHYLVQEPSDKDGKEELGEDALPLPMQDLLCMNNDFPPRAHCLVRWYGLREFVVIAPAANNDAVISESKCNLLLSSISIALGNTGCQVPLFVQIHHKWRRMYVGECQGPGVRTDFEMVHLRKVPSQYTHLAGLLDIFKTKIGCPLTPLPPVSMAIRLTFVLQDWQQYFWPQQPPDIDALVGGEVGGLEFGKLPFGACEDPISELHLATTWPHLAEGIIVDNDVYSDLDPLQAPQWSVRVRKADNPQCLLGDFLTEFFKLCRRKESTDEILGRSAFDEEGKEVADITHALSKLTEPAPVPIPKLSVTNMVHSAKKKIRKHRGVDESPLNNDVLNTILLFLFPDAADKLADVFENRASTSAGNNPPPENEDYNLFSQFKSAPADSLTYKLALCLCMINFYHGGVKGVAHLWQEFVLEMRYRWENNYLIPGLANGSPDLRCCLLHQKLQMLNCCIERKKARDEGKRGSMSDRSPGGASGDGAKGGDHSGDNPDKEKEFGKSWESWSDSEEEFFECLSDTEDLKGNGQENGKKGAKESVNLKPEGRLHPHGKLMLLHPGEPLYVPITQEPAPMTEDLLEEQSEVLAKLGTSAEGAHLRARMQSACLLSDMESFKAANPGCCLEDFVRWYSPRDYIEEEVIDEKGNKVIRGELSARMKIPSNMWVEAWETAKPVPARRQKRLFDDTREAEKVLHYLAVQKPADLARHLLPCIIHAAVLKKQ; encoded by the exons AAG GGTATATTTACCACAGGAACATGGGAAGAGAAATCAGATGAAATTTCATTTGCAGACTTCAAATTCTCAGTTACCCATCATTATCTTGTACAAGAACCCAGTGACAAAGATGGGAAAGAAGAGCTGGGAGAAG ATGCCCTTCCTCTGCCAATGCAGGACCTGCTGTGCATGAACAATGACTTTCCTCCTCGAGCCCACTGTCTGGTGAGATG GTATGGCTTACGTGAGTTTGTGGTGATTGCTCCGGCTGCAAATAACGATGCTGTTATTAGTGAATCCAAGTGTAACCTCTTGCTGAGTTCCATTTCCATTGCACTGGGCAACACTGGCTG TCAGGTGCCACTGTTTGTGCAGATCCATCACAAGTGGCGCCGGATGTACGTCGGGGAGTGCCAGGGCCCGGGCGTTCGCACGGACTTCGAGATGGTTCATCTGCGCAAGGTGCCCAGCCAGTACACCCATTTAGCAGGGCTGCTGGACATCTTCAAAACCAAGATT GGCTGCCCTTTAACACCTCTGCCTCCAGTTAGCATGGCTATTCGCCTTACCTTTGTGCTCCAGGACTGGCAGCAGTACTTCTGGCCACAGCAGCCACCAG ATATAGATGCTCTAGTTGGGGGAGAAGTTGGAGGCCTGGAATTTGGGAAGTTACCATTTGGTGCCTGTGAAGATCCTATTAG tgagCTGCATTTAGCTACAACATGGCCTCACCTCGCAGAAGGGATAATTGTTGACAACGATGTTTATTC cgACCTGGATCCACTTCAAGCACCCCAGTGGTCTGTGAGAGTTAGAAAAGCAGATAACCCTCAGTGTCTGTTGG GTGACTTCCTCACTGAATTCTTCAAGCTTTGCCGTCGGAAGGAGTCAACTGATGAGATACTTGGAAGGTCTGCATTTgatgaggaaggaaaag AGGTTGCTGATATCACCCACGCGCTGTCGAAGCTCACAGAGCCAGCACCAGTCCCGATCCCCAAATTATCAGTCACAAATATGGTTCACAGTGCCAAGAAGAAGATCCGCAAGCACAGAGGTGTGGATGAGTCTCCTCTGAACAATGATGTGCTCAACACCATTCTCCTG ttctTATTTCCTGATGCTGCTGACAAACTTGCAGATGTATttgaaaacagagccagcactTCAGCAGGAAACAATCCTCCTCCAGAGAATGAAGATTAT AATCTCTTCAGTCAGTTTAAGTCTGCTCCAGCTGACAGTCTGACATACAAATTAGCTTTATGTCTTTGTATGATAAACTTCTACCATGGAGGAGTCAAAGGAGTGGCACATCTTTGGCAAGAGTTTGTGCTGGAAATGCGTTACAGATGGGAGAACAACTACCTTATTCCAGG ATTAGCTAATGGCTCTCCAGATCTGAGATGTTGTTTACTGCACCAGAAACTTCAG ATGCTAAATTGTTGCattgaaaggaagaaagcaagagatgaggggaaaagggggagcaTGTCTGATCGTTCACCAGGTGGTGCTTCTGGTGATGGTGCCAAAGGAGGAGACCACTCTGGAGATAACCCtgacaaggaaaaagaatttggCAAGTCTTGGGAATCATGGAGTGACAGTGAAGAGGAATTTTTTGAATGTCTCAGTGACACAGAAGATCTTAAAGGAAATGGACAGGAAAATGGCAAGAAAGGAGCAAAAGAGTCTGTAAACTTAAAACCAGAAGGTCGTTTGCACCCACATGGAAAACTGATGCTGCTGCATCCAGGAGAGCCTCTCTACGTTCCCATAACACAG gAGCCAGCCCCCATGACTGAAGacctgctggaggagcagtCGGAGGTGCTGGCGAAGCTGGGCACGTCCGCAGAGGGCGCTCACCTGCGGGCGCGCATGCAGAGCGCCTGCCTGCTCTCAGACATGGAGTCCTTCAAG gcagctaATCCTGGCTGTTGTCTGGAGGATTTTGTGAGGTGGTACTCACCTCGGGACTACATCGAGGAGGAAGTGATTGATGAGAAGGGGAATAAAGTCATCAGGGGCGAGCTGAGTGCCCGCATGAAGATTCCCAGCAACATGTGGGTGGAGGCCTGGGAGACAGCAAAGCCAGTCCCGGCACGGAGGCAGAAGAGGCTTTTTGATGACACCAGGGAGGCTGAGAAG GTACTTCATTACCTTGCAGTTCAGAAACCAGCTGACCTTGCAAGGCATCTCCTGCCTTGTATCATCCATGCAGCTGTACTCAAG AAGCAGTAG